One genomic segment of Ferrimonas sp. YFM includes these proteins:
- a CDS encoding homogentisate 1,2-dioxygenase → MRKWISFPHKEGTVSRQAHADLPEEAIYEREAGRAGFFGPAAHFHHRHPPTGWSEWQGPLRPRALDMNRQQERAAIPWQVPAFLHNSHCQMRLWHLDAHMTELMRNADGDELMFVHAGRAELYCDYGHLTLETGDYLMMPRSTMWRLEVIEPLQILMIEATGDSFQLPDKGLVGPHAIFDPAMLDLPQINDRFLAQQNESPWRVNIKRLGEFSTVSYPFNPLDAIGWHGDLAPVRINWRDIRPLMSHRYHLPPSAHTTFVASRFVVCTFVPRPIESDPGALKVPFYHNNDDFDEVLFYHAGDFFSRDNIEAGMVTFHPCGFTHGPHPKAFAAGQAYAKKFTDEVAVMVDTRDPLELSDQALTLENPDYANSWQVTD, encoded by the coding sequence ATGAGAAAATGGATCAGCTTCCCCCATAAAGAGGGAACCGTCTCCCGTCAGGCCCATGCGGATCTGCCCGAGGAGGCGATTTACGAGCGTGAAGCGGGCCGGGCCGGCTTCTTCGGACCCGCGGCCCACTTCCATCATCGTCACCCGCCTACCGGCTGGAGCGAGTGGCAGGGGCCCCTGCGCCCCAGGGCCCTGGATATGAACCGTCAACAGGAGCGCGCGGCCATCCCCTGGCAGGTGCCCGCTTTCCTGCACAACAGTCATTGCCAGATGCGCCTGTGGCACCTGGACGCCCACATGACTGAGCTGATGCGCAACGCCGACGGCGATGAGCTGATGTTCGTCCACGCCGGTCGTGCCGAGCTCTATTGTGATTATGGCCATTTGACCCTGGAGACCGGCGACTACCTGATGATGCCCCGCTCCACCATGTGGCGACTGGAGGTGATCGAGCCTCTGCAGATCCTGATGATTGAGGCCACAGGCGACAGCTTTCAGTTGCCCGATAAGGGCCTGGTGGGGCCCCATGCCATCTTCGATCCGGCCATGCTGGACCTGCCCCAGATCAACGACCGCTTCCTGGCGCAGCAGAATGAGAGCCCCTGGCGGGTCAACATCAAGCGCCTGGGAGAGTTCTCTACGGTCAGCTATCCCTTCAATCCTTTGGATGCCATCGGCTGGCACGGCGACCTGGCCCCGGTGCGCATCAACTGGCGGGACATCCGCCCCCTGATGAGCCACAGGTACCACCTGCCGCCCTCGGCCCACACCACCTTTGTGGCCAGTCGTTTCGTGGTATGCACCTTTGTGCCTCGGCCCATCGAGAGTGATCCGGGCGCCCTCAAGGTGCCCTTCTATCACAACAACGATGACTTCGATGAGGTGCTCTTCTATCACGCCGGAGATTTCTTCAGCCGGGACAACATCGAAGCGGGGATGGTGACCTTCCACCCCTGCGGTTTCACCCATGGACCGCACCCCAAGGCGTTTGCCGCCGGTCAGGCCTATGCCAAGAAGTTCACCGACGAGGTGGCGGTGATGGTGGACACCCGGGATCCCCTGGAGCTGTCTGACCAGGCCCTGACCCTGGAAAATCCCGATTACGCCAACAGCTGGCAGGTGACAGATTGA
- a CDS encoding fumarylacetoacetate hydrolase family protein, whose translation MKLATLNNGSRDGELMLVSRDLTRAVSAVEIAPTLQAALDNWSVARPLLQARYQMLNDGALADAIPFDQQACHSPLPRAFHWADGSAYVNHVELVRKARGAEMPESFWTDPLIYQGGSDTFLAPYEPIRMPTTEWGVDFESEIAVITDDVPMGISPEGAMDHIKLLMLVNDVSLRNLIPGELAKGFGFYQSKPSSAFSPVAVTPDELGEHWAEGKVNLPLITHLNGECFGRPDAGVDMTFNFPTLVAHAAKSRPLGSGTIIGSGTVSNYDRSAGSSCLAEKRMLEIIDQGKPVTPFMQFGDIVRIEMLDSQHNSIFGAIEQRLEES comes from the coding sequence ATGAAATTAGCCACTTTGAACAACGGCAGTCGCGATGGCGAGCTGATGCTGGTCAGCCGCGACCTGACCCGGGCCGTCTCCGCCGTGGAGATTGCTCCGACCCTGCAAGCGGCCCTGGACAACTGGAGCGTGGCCAGGCCTCTGCTGCAGGCCCGTTACCAGATGCTCAATGACGGCGCCCTGGCCGACGCCATCCCCTTCGATCAGCAGGCGTGCCACTCGCCATTGCCAAGAGCCTTCCACTGGGCCGACGGCAGTGCCTATGTGAACCATGTGGAGCTGGTGCGCAAGGCCCGCGGCGCCGAGATGCCCGAATCCTTCTGGACCGACCCTCTTATCTATCAAGGGGGCTCCGACACCTTCCTGGCTCCCTATGAGCCGATCCGCATGCCCACCACAGAGTGGGGGGTGGATTTCGAGTCTGAGATTGCGGTGATCACCGACGATGTTCCCATGGGCATCAGCCCAGAAGGGGCGATGGACCACATCAAGCTGCTGATGCTGGTGAACGACGTCTCTCTGCGAAACCTGATCCCCGGCGAGTTGGCCAAGGGGTTTGGTTTCTATCAGTCCAAACCCTCCAGTGCTTTTTCGCCGGTGGCGGTGACCCCGGACGAGCTGGGTGAGCACTGGGCGGAGGGTAAGGTCAATCTGCCGCTTATCACCCACCTCAATGGCGAGTGCTTCGGCCGCCCCGATGCCGGGGTGGACATGACCTTTAACTTCCCCACCCTGGTGGCCCACGCCGCCAAGAGCCGTCCCCTGGGCAGCGGCACCATCATCGGCTCTGGAACCGTGTCCAACTATGACCGCAGTGCCGGCTCCTCCTGCCTGGCGGAGAAGCGGATGCTGGAGATCATTGACCAAGGCAAGCCGGTGACACCATTTATGCAATTTGGTGATATCGTCAGAATTGAAATGCTTGATTCTCAGCACAATTCCATTTTTGGTGCTATAGAACAAAGACTGGAAGAGTCTTAG
- the maiA gene encoding maleylacetoacetate isomerase — MLKLYGYWRSSAAYRVRIACALKGLEYENISVNLVKNGGEQLQPCYGVLNPNHLVPTLQDGDLILNQSLAIIEYLDEAYPEPSLLPDEPTRRARARALAQNLAIDCHPLNNLRVLKYLTAELGVTDQQKMEWYHHWLKTAFAGFELQLEQSAGLYCVGDQVTMADLCLVPQVYNAERFQLPMGEYPLINGIVRRCRELTPFVQAAPENQPDAVT; from the coding sequence ATGCTCAAATTGTACGGATACTGGCGATCCAGTGCGGCCTATCGGGTTCGGATCGCCTGTGCCCTGAAAGGGCTGGAGTACGAGAACATCTCGGTCAACTTGGTTAAGAATGGGGGAGAGCAGCTTCAGCCCTGTTATGGGGTGCTCAACCCCAACCATCTGGTGCCCACGCTCCAGGATGGGGATCTGATACTCAATCAGTCCCTGGCGATCATCGAGTATCTGGATGAAGCCTACCCCGAGCCGTCACTGCTGCCCGATGAGCCGACCCGGCGTGCCCGTGCCCGCGCACTGGCCCAGAATCTGGCCATCGACTGTCACCCCCTGAATAACCTGCGGGTGCTTAAGTACCTGACGGCAGAGTTGGGGGTGACGGATCAGCAGAAGATGGAGTGGTATCACCACTGGCTAAAAACCGCCTTTGCCGGGTTCGAGCTGCAACTTGAGCAGAGCGCCGGACTCTATTGCGTCGGGGATCAGGTGACCATGGCGGATCTCTGTCTGGTTCCCCAGGTCTACAATGCCGAGCGCTTCCAACTGCCCATGGGGGAGTATCCGCTCATCAACGGCATTGTCCGCCGTTGTCGGGAGTTGACCCCCTTCGTTCAGGCGGCGCCGGAGAACCAGCCGGATGCGGTAACCTAA
- a CDS encoding LysR family transcriptional regulator: MDLRQLRNFVTVAEQSSFTRAARILGVAQPAVSTAIKKLETELGLVLLHRQDKRVQLTAEGQELLPHAKEILSRVELAESAMTRLQQLGRGEVKIALPGMIGSYYFPALLMAFHHRYPELKLSLIEAGTREIQSMIERDEIDIGIVIDGDTQPTLETIPLTKEEMIVACSLDHPLAEQESVKFDEFLEHELVMFKRGYYHRERMDQMAKAHNKEPQLAFETNLIELIRSIVRQGFAITTVLKMVVDNDPQIKAVSFAEPLFMDLHVAWKRGRALTQADRTFLDFLLEQRDSAKSI, translated from the coding sequence ATGGACCTCCGTCAACTACGCAACTTTGTCACTGTCGCCGAGCAGAGCAGTTTCACCCGGGCCGCCCGTATCCTGGGTGTGGCTCAGCCAGCGGTGAGTACCGCCATCAAGAAACTGGAAACTGAGCTGGGCCTGGTGCTGCTGCACCGTCAGGACAAGCGGGTTCAGTTGACCGCCGAAGGCCAGGAGCTGCTGCCACACGCCAAGGAGATTCTCTCCCGGGTTGAGCTGGCCGAGTCCGCCATGACCCGACTGCAACAGCTGGGCCGTGGTGAGGTGAAGATCGCCCTGCCAGGCATGATCGGCTCCTACTACTTCCCTGCCCTGCTGATGGCCTTCCACCACAGGTACCCCGAGCTCAAACTGTCCCTGATAGAGGCGGGTACCCGCGAGATCCAGTCGATGATCGAGCGCGACGAAATCGACATCGGCATTGTGATCGACGGAGACACCCAACCCACCCTGGAAACCATCCCCCTGACTAAGGAGGAGATGATCGTTGCCTGTTCACTGGACCACCCTCTGGCGGAGCAGGAGTCGGTCAAGTTTGACGAGTTCCTCGAACACGAGCTGGTGATGTTCAAGCGAGGCTACTACCACAGGGAGCGGATGGACCAGATGGCCAAGGCCCACAACAAGGAGCCGCAGCTGGCGTTCGAAACCAACCTGATTGAGCTGATCCGCTCCATTGTACGTCAGGGTTTCGCCATCACCACGGTGCTGAAGATGGTGGTGGACAACGACCCGCAGATCAAGGCGGTCTCCTTTGCCGAGCCGCTGTTTATGGACCTGCACGTGGCCTGGAAGCGGGGCCGCGCCCTGACTCAGGCGGACCGCACCTTCCTGGACTTCCTGCTGGAGCAGCGCGACAGCGCCAAGTCCATCTAA
- a CDS encoding carboxypeptidase M32: MTQSSGDLAQLFTGICRLEHALALMEWDQATLCSDAGQAARGEAMAELHSEIHRRLNQPWVAEALARAPADTAGQHRMRTLMARRHREATLLDEAFIRRKVTLSVACETAWRQAREESRFSLFAEAFTPLLALLKEEGARRAEPGEPPYQALLKKFEPDLSLDGLNALFAPIEAQLPELIQQASEMSAQRTVEPLPGISVEEQKRVAERLAHQLGFDSGAGRIDVSTHPFTAGVPGDVRITSRYDSNNLLSGFYSMIHEVGHARFEQGIDTSWRQTPMARVQSAGLHEAQALAFEMQLAREPEFLAWLSQLLQQEWGSHSALSAANLQAHVHRVVPSLIRVEADEVTYPAHILLRLRLEQALLSGDLPLNDLPDAWNRGMDQLLGVTPGNDGEGCLQDIHWCFAEFGYFPSYALGAMLAAQQFEGLRQQPGWQQPVPERHLWVCEQLSQSIWQHGGAQDLNQAAVSTSGRPLSAEPLLAHFRRRYLES; encoded by the coding sequence ATGACACAAAGCTCAGGTGACTTGGCGCAACTATTTACCGGAATCTGTCGGCTGGAGCATGCTCTGGCCCTGATGGAATGGGATCAGGCAACCCTTTGCAGCGATGCAGGACAAGCCGCGAGAGGGGAGGCGATGGCGGAGCTCCACTCGGAAATTCACCGCCGCCTTAACCAGCCCTGGGTGGCCGAAGCCCTGGCGCGAGCGCCCGCTGACACCGCCGGACAGCATAGGATGCGCACTCTGATGGCCAGGCGTCATCGGGAGGCGACCCTGCTGGATGAGGCCTTTATTCGTCGCAAGGTCACCCTGTCGGTGGCGTGCGAAACCGCCTGGCGACAGGCCAGAGAGGAGAGCCGGTTCTCACTCTTTGCCGAGGCCTTTACCCCTCTGCTGGCACTGCTGAAGGAGGAGGGAGCCAGGCGGGCTGAGCCTGGTGAGCCGCCCTACCAGGCGTTGCTGAAAAAGTTTGAGCCCGACCTGAGCCTGGACGGGCTCAATGCCCTGTTTGCCCCCATCGAGGCGCAGTTGCCGGAGCTGATTCAGCAGGCCAGCGAAATGAGTGCGCAGCGAACTGTCGAGCCTCTGCCCGGCATCAGCGTAGAGGAGCAGAAACGGGTGGCTGAGCGCCTGGCACATCAGTTGGGCTTTGACAGCGGGGCCGGGCGCATCGATGTCAGCACCCACCCCTTTACCGCCGGGGTACCGGGTGACGTTCGCATCACCTCCAGGTACGACAGCAACAACCTGCTCTCCGGCTTCTACTCCATGATTCATGAAGTGGGCCATGCCCGGTTTGAACAGGGCATCGACACCAGCTGGCGCCAAACCCCCATGGCCAGAGTTCAGTCGGCCGGGTTGCACGAGGCCCAGGCCCTGGCGTTTGAGATGCAACTGGCCCGAGAGCCTGAGTTCCTCGCCTGGCTGTCGCAACTGCTGCAACAGGAGTGGGGCAGTCACTCGGCACTGAGCGCCGCCAACCTTCAGGCTCATGTCCATCGGGTGGTTCCCAGTCTGATTCGGGTGGAGGCGGATGAAGTGACCTATCCGGCCCACATCCTGTTGAGGCTGCGCCTGGAGCAGGCGCTGTTGTCCGGGGATCTGCCTTTGAATGATCTGCCCGATGCCTGGAACCGGGGAATGGATCAACTGTTGGGAGTGACCCCTGGCAACGACGGCGAGGGGTGCCTGCAGGACATTCACTGGTGCTTTGCCGAGTTTGGCTATTTTCCCAGTTATGCCCTGGGCGCCATGCTGGCGGCCCAGCAGTTTGAGGGGTTAAGACAACAACCAGGCTGGCAGCAGCCGGTGCCGGAGCGCCACCTCTGGGTGTGTGAACAGCTGTCTCAATCGATCTGGCAGCATGGCGGCGCTCAGGACCTCAATCAAGCTGCGGTTTCCACCAGTGGTCGCCCGCTGAGCGCCGAGCCTTTGCTGGCGCACTTCAGGCGCCGCTACCTGGAGAGTTAG
- a CDS encoding MFS transporter: MDARPYYTFGITLLITLISVSGIALPYPILAPLFLDLGHPVGQFLGLPPKMLLGVALAIYPVGILIGGNYIGAWSDRAGRKRVLAWTMLGAALSYGLTAWSISLGSFSLFALSRLLTGLFEGNLSVARAIAADLHPRIDRTRAFSYLSAMGYAGYLVGPLVGGMLLPLGASLAFWVAALACAAALGLILVALPADSPKGAQKGQGSSLSLLTQPKYRSFFTCYLLLMLGLNGFYEFYPVWLVEYLAFDSQQIAWATVLLTSAMIATATLATMKVKRMLGLVPSALVGMTMFALAIASFPYGSGHYIASFVVAGAGIALFNAMVPSFLSEQAQGNDGQGQLMGLLTTVFCLGNVIIAILGALLALFDTRLVLMLSALLGVMAALQFHRLSRTGLTEPKPSAEANSPGSGA; this comes from the coding sequence ATGGACGCTCGCCCCTACTACACCTTCGGCATCACCCTACTGATCACCCTGATCAGCGTCAGTGGTATCGCCCTGCCCTACCCGATCCTGGCGCCGCTGTTTCTGGACCTGGGTCATCCGGTGGGGCAGTTTCTCGGGCTGCCGCCCAAGATGCTTCTGGGGGTCGCCCTGGCCATCTATCCTGTGGGCATTCTCATTGGGGGGAACTACATCGGTGCCTGGTCCGACAGGGCGGGACGCAAGCGGGTGCTGGCCTGGACCATGCTGGGGGCGGCACTGAGCTACGGTCTCACCGCCTGGTCCATCAGCCTGGGCAGTTTCTCCCTGTTCGCCCTGAGCCGGCTGCTGACCGGGCTGTTCGAGGGCAACCTGTCGGTGGCCCGGGCGATTGCGGCGGATCTGCACCCCAGAATTGACCGTACCCGGGCCTTCTCCTACCTGAGCGCCATGGGCTACGCCGGATATCTGGTGGGCCCTCTGGTGGGCGGGATGTTGCTTCCCCTGGGTGCCAGTCTGGCATTCTGGGTCGCGGCCCTGGCCTGTGCGGCGGCGTTGGGCCTGATACTGGTTGCCCTGCCGGCGGACAGTCCCAAGGGAGCCCAGAAGGGACAGGGCAGCAGCCTCAGCCTGCTGACCCAACCCAAGTACCGCAGCTTCTTCACCTGCTACCTGCTGCTGATGCTGGGGCTGAATGGCTTCTACGAGTTCTATCCTGTGTGGCTGGTGGAGTACCTCGCCTTCGACAGTCAGCAGATCGCCTGGGCGACGGTCCTGCTCACCAGTGCGATGATCGCCACGGCGACCCTGGCGACCATGAAGGTCAAACGGATGTTGGGGCTGGTCCCTTCCGCCCTGGTGGGAATGACGATGTTTGCCCTGGCCATCGCCAGCTTCCCCTATGGCTCCGGCCACTACATCGCCAGCTTCGTGGTCGCAGGGGCCGGCATTGCCCTGTTCAACGCCATGGTGCCCAGTTTCCTGTCGGAGCAGGCGCAGGGCAACGACGGTCAGGGGCAGCTGATGGGGCTGCTGACCACGGTGTTCTGCCTGGGCAATGTGATTATCGCCATCCTGGGCGCCCTGCTGGCCCTGTTCGACACCCGGCTGGTGCTGATGCTCAGCGCTCTGTTGGGCGTCATGGCGGCCCTGCAGTTTCATCGCCTGAGCCGCACTGGCCTGACTGAGCCCAAACCCTCCGCCGAGGCTAACTCTCCAGGTAGCGGCGCCTGA